Proteins from a single region of Catenulispora acidiphila DSM 44928:
- a CDS encoding ABC transporter permease, with protein MSDEPEIPHASTYQGAHTLLSAAAAPAFALAPSGAAPGFDPRRTLPLRVELRRQLGRRRTQVAFGLLAVLPLILVAAFKFGNPTNDSGRPGTVDLVSLATVGAPNFVAFTLFATSGFGLVVIVALFCGDTVASEANWSSLRYLLVTPVPRSRLLRQKLIVALALSAAAIVVLPIVALAAGWAAFGWAPARSPLGTSLPTAAALTHLAVVVGYLAVSLLFVAAVGFALSTYTDAPLGAVGGTVMLVIVSNILDTVTALGSVRAILPTHYSYAWLDALSPTINWDAMSRGALSSLAYSLVFFTLAWHKFLRKDITS; from the coding sequence GTGTCTGACGAGCCCGAGATCCCGCACGCGTCAACGTATCAGGGCGCGCATACCCTTCTCAGTGCCGCGGCCGCCCCGGCCTTCGCTCTGGCGCCAAGCGGCGCGGCGCCGGGCTTCGACCCGCGGCGCACCCTGCCACTGCGGGTGGAATTGCGCCGCCAGCTCGGCCGGCGCCGCACCCAGGTGGCCTTCGGCCTGCTGGCCGTCCTGCCGCTGATCCTGGTGGCCGCGTTCAAGTTCGGCAACCCGACGAACGACAGCGGACGGCCGGGCACGGTCGATCTGGTAAGCCTGGCGACCGTCGGCGCGCCGAACTTCGTCGCGTTCACTCTCTTCGCCACCTCCGGATTCGGGCTCGTCGTGATCGTCGCGCTGTTCTGCGGGGACACCGTGGCCAGCGAGGCGAACTGGTCGAGCCTGCGCTACCTGTTGGTGACCCCGGTACCCCGCTCGCGCCTGCTGCGCCAGAAGTTGATCGTCGCCCTGGCACTGTCCGCGGCCGCGATCGTCGTCCTGCCGATCGTGGCGCTCGCGGCCGGATGGGCGGCATTCGGCTGGGCGCCGGCCCGCTCGCCACTGGGCACCTCGCTGCCGACAGCCGCCGCACTCACGCACCTCGCGGTCGTAGTCGGCTACCTCGCGGTCTCGCTGCTCTTCGTCGCCGCCGTCGGCTTCGCACTGAGCACCTATACCGACGCCCCCCTCGGCGCAGTCGGCGGCACCGTCATGCTGGTGATCGTCTCCAACATCCTCGACACCGTCACAGCCCTCGGCAGCGTGCGCGCGATCTTGCCGACGCACTACTCCTACGCCTGGCTCGACGCCCTGAGCCCCACGATCAACTGGGACGCAATGAGCCGGGGCGCACTCTCCTCCCTCGCCTACAGCCTCGTGTTCTTCACCCTGGCCTGGCACAAGTTCCTGCGGAAGGACATCACCAGCTGA
- a CDS encoding alpha/beta fold hydrolase: MLASAVRDIVRVRRRWVVWGAAAVVAVVLCGAAVSAAAGSTPAVRTQALRITGTPDPDGSPVSLDATLYVPAGASASHPAPAVVLAHGFGGSKSDEDADARFLAQHGYVALAYSARGFGASGGQIAVDSPDYEVRDASKTIDFLASLPEVLKDAPGDPRVGFTGPSYGGALSLLAAGYDHRIDAIAPEITWNDLNQALFPQDGSGPGAAQAGVFKKVWAGEFFGAGTTPLSGQAATVCGRFTAAICAGYQQSATTGVASPTLRSLLAASSPDSVTSRINAPTLLVQGEDDSLFPLSEGDANARQIAAHGTPVKELWYSGGHDGGTDADGDRLRSLTLSWFDRYLKHDGSTPDTAFQFIRTGSALSSENSSPTSSVVTASGPATTSTVTLHGTAQGIVSPPGGNPAAVTGLPGLSGVLGELGSAVNLPTPPGQQATFESAPLGNAVDVVGGPSVSLTVSTDAPDATLFVKLYDAAPDGSAMVLPNQLLAPIRVTGSSTGATIRITLPEIVHDFPAGHRLMLAVSSTDLAYQSPATAHTYSVALAGGGVLNLPDVPGAAGGGLAALWAVAAAVAFLIAALAVLGYVRRRARTREAEVDPELADVPVVLSHLGKAYGGGFRAVTDVSFRVERGQVLGLLGPNGAGKTTALRMLMGLIHPTEGEIRVFGHRITPSASVLSRVGAFVEGPGFLPHLSGRDNLELSWAAAGRPSGDADLEAALELAGLGESIERKVKTYSQGMRQRLAVAQAMLGLPDLLVLDEPTNGLDPPQIREMREALRRYAATGRTVVVSSHLLAEVEQTCTHCVVMARGRLVAQGSVTELLSAATSVAVAIDVGPGESARAHKVLTEMAGIAGVTYDDDRLTVRLEGLRPSAAVTALVGAGLAVERIAPQNRLEDVFLDLVEERQGV, from the coding sequence GTGCTGGCTTCGGCAGTGAGGGACATTGTGCGCGTGCGTCGAAGATGGGTTGTGTGGGGTGCCGCTGCCGTAGTGGCGGTGGTCCTCTGCGGCGCTGCGGTGTCGGCGGCCGCCGGCTCGACCCCGGCCGTACGGACCCAGGCGTTGCGTATCACCGGCACGCCGGACCCCGACGGCTCGCCGGTCTCCTTGGACGCCACTTTGTACGTGCCCGCGGGTGCGTCCGCGAGTCATCCGGCGCCGGCGGTCGTGCTCGCGCACGGGTTCGGCGGCAGCAAGAGCGACGAGGACGCGGATGCGCGTTTCCTGGCGCAGCACGGCTACGTCGCCCTCGCCTACTCGGCGCGCGGCTTCGGAGCATCCGGAGGCCAGATCGCCGTGGACTCCCCTGACTACGAGGTGCGCGACGCGTCGAAGACCATTGATTTCCTCGCCTCGCTTCCGGAGGTGCTCAAGGACGCGCCCGGCGACCCGCGCGTGGGGTTCACCGGGCCGTCCTATGGCGGTGCTCTCTCGCTGCTGGCGGCCGGCTACGACCACCGCATCGACGCGATCGCTCCGGAGATCACGTGGAACGATCTGAATCAGGCACTGTTTCCGCAGGATGGGAGCGGGCCGGGAGCCGCGCAGGCCGGAGTGTTCAAGAAGGTGTGGGCCGGGGAGTTCTTCGGCGCGGGCACCACTCCGCTCAGCGGGCAGGCCGCGACGGTGTGCGGGCGCTTCACCGCCGCGATCTGCGCGGGTTACCAGCAGAGCGCGACCACCGGAGTCGCCTCGCCCACGCTGCGCTCTCTGCTCGCGGCATCGAGCCCGGACTCGGTGACCTCGCGCATCAATGCCCCGACGCTGCTGGTCCAGGGCGAGGACGATTCGCTGTTCCCGCTGAGCGAGGGCGATGCCAACGCCCGGCAGATCGCCGCGCACGGCACGCCGGTCAAGGAGCTCTGGTACAGCGGCGGCCACGACGGCGGCACCGACGCCGACGGCGACCGCCTGCGAAGCCTGACGCTCTCCTGGTTCGACAGGTATCTCAAGCACGACGGCTCGACGCCTGACACGGCGTTCCAGTTCATCCGCACCGGCAGCGCGCTCTCGTCCGAGAACTCCTCGCCGACCTCGTCGGTGGTGACCGCCTCCGGGCCCGCGACGACGAGCACCGTCACGCTGCACGGTACGGCCCAGGGCATCGTCTCGCCGCCCGGAGGCAATCCCGCGGCGGTCACCGGACTGCCCGGGCTCAGCGGCGTTCTGGGTGAACTCGGCTCGGCCGTGAATCTGCCCACCCCGCCCGGACAGCAGGCGACCTTCGAAAGCGCGCCCTTGGGCAACGCCGTCGATGTCGTCGGCGGGCCGAGCGTCTCGCTTACCGTCTCCACAGACGCGCCGGACGCGACGTTGTTCGTCAAGCTCTACGACGCGGCGCCGGACGGAAGCGCCATGGTGCTGCCGAATCAACTGCTCGCGCCGATCCGCGTGACCGGATCGTCCACCGGCGCCACGATCCGGATCACGCTGCCGGAAATCGTGCACGACTTCCCGGCGGGGCACCGGCTGATGCTGGCCGTCTCCTCCACCGACCTGGCATATCAGTCCCCGGCGACAGCACACACCTACAGCGTCGCGCTCGCCGGCGGCGGCGTCCTGAATCTGCCCGATGTGCCCGGCGCGGCCGGCGGCGGCCTCGCGGCGCTCTGGGCCGTCGCGGCCGCCGTCGCCTTCCTCATCGCCGCCCTCGCTGTGCTGGGGTATGTCCGCCGCCGCGCCCGGACCCGGGAAGCTGAGGTGGATCCGGAACTAGCGGATGTGCCGGTGGTCTTGTCGCATCTCGGCAAGGCCTACGGCGGCGGGTTTCGCGCCGTGACCGACGTGTCCTTCCGGGTCGAGCGCGGCCAGGTGCTCGGGCTGCTCGGTCCCAACGGCGCCGGCAAGACGACGGCGCTGCGCATGCTCATGGGCCTGATCCACCCCACCGAGGGCGAGATCCGCGTCTTCGGCCACCGGATCACCCCCAGCGCCTCCGTGCTCTCCCGGGTCGGCGCGTTCGTCGAAGGGCCCGGATTCCTGCCCCACCTGTCCGGCCGCGACAACCTCGAGCTCTCCTGGGCCGCCGCCGGGCGTCCGTCCGGCGACGCCGACCTGGAGGCCGCGCTGGAGCTGGCAGGGCTCGGCGAAAGCATCGAACGCAAGGTCAAGACCTACAGCCAGGGAATGCGCCAGCGCCTGGCCGTCGCACAGGCCATGCTCGGCCTGCCCGACCTGCTCGTTTTGGACGAGCCCACGAACGGGCTCGACCCGCCGCAGATCCGCGAGATGCGCGAGGCGCTGCGCCGCTACGCCGCCACCGGCCGCACAGTCGTCGTCTCGAGCCATCTGCTCGCCGAGGTCGAACAGACCTGTACCCACTGCGTCGTCATGGCCAGGGGACGCCTCGTGGCGCAGGGTTCGGTCACCGAACTGCTCTCCGCCGCCACCTCCGTCGCCGTCGCCATCGATGTCGGCCCGGGTGAGTCGGCGCGGGCGCACAAGGTGCTCACGGAAATGGCCGGGATCGCAGGAGTGACATATGACGACGACCGGTTGACCGTGCGGCTCGAAGGGCTGCGGCCGTCGGCGGCCGTCACCGCGCTCGTCGGCGCCGGACTCGCGGTCGAGCGCATCGCGCCACAGAACCGCCTGGAAGATGTCTTCCTCGACCTGGTAGAGGAGCGGCAAGGTGTCTGA
- a CDS encoding response regulator, giving the protein MTGVSVLLADDQPLSRHGLAMILQAQGDIEVVGQAADGVEAVELAAALQPAIVLMDVRMPRLDGIAATRQIIARALPTRVIVLTTFDLDDYAFEALRAGASGFLLKNSRPDDLAAAIRAVAAGDAVIAPSTTRRLLDAYADRFTAPSDPPAGASDPSAPLESLTRREREVFDQMVSGLTNKEIAQQLALSETTVKTHVVRILAKLAVRDRVQAVIYAYETGYIH; this is encoded by the coding sequence ATGACGGGCGTAAGCGTGCTGCTGGCCGACGACCAGCCCCTCTCGCGCCACGGCCTCGCCATGATCCTCCAAGCCCAGGGAGACATCGAGGTCGTCGGTCAGGCGGCGGACGGCGTCGAAGCCGTAGAGCTGGCCGCCGCCCTCCAGCCCGCGATCGTGCTGATGGACGTGCGCATGCCCCGGCTCGACGGCATCGCGGCCACCCGGCAGATCATCGCTCGAGCGCTGCCCACGAGGGTCATCGTGCTCACGACCTTCGACCTCGACGATTACGCCTTCGAGGCCCTGCGCGCCGGCGCGAGCGGCTTCCTGTTGAAGAACTCCAGGCCCGACGACCTCGCCGCCGCCATCCGGGCGGTGGCCGCGGGAGACGCCGTGATCGCCCCGTCCACCACCAGGCGCCTGCTCGACGCCTACGCCGACCGGTTCACCGCGCCGTCGGACCCTCCCGCCGGAGCATCAGACCCCTCCGCGCCGCTTGAGAGCCTGACCCGCAGAGAGCGCGAGGTCTTCGATCAGATGGTGTCCGGGCTGACCAACAAGGAGATCGCGCAGCAGTTGGCCCTCTCGGAGACCACCGTCAAGACCCACGTCGTGCGCATCCTGGCCAAACTCGCCGTACGAGACCGGGTCCAGGCCGTCATCTACGCCTACGAGACCGGATACATCCACTGA
- a CDS encoding sensor histidine kinase, translating into MATVATSQAPALRALISRKAVLPAVGWSAPRRAGGVLVLFDSLTAVLGAGACVLIDLLVRGHPANAGVWDALLVLPLAARRARPAAAAAVLAAVCLAQWRFGSPEIGDFAVLAALYSLGAHERRRGVLLTGIAVAVLGVIMALSRWETSGNPLLVGATATGTVTAAWIAGIYTSMRRAYVESIHQRAQAAERDRDSRARIAVAQERTRLAREMHDVIAHSLSVMITLNDAAAAVEPSQLARDTIAQASDVGRQALGEMHRMLGVLRGEEDSAYEPQPGLGDLPALASLVRAAGFELELVTAGDLESLAPTAQLAIYRIVQESLTNVIKHARRVTKVLVEVSHHASLVDLRVENDGSPVAAPAATATGHGLHGMNERAALYGGEVRAAPLAAGGWCVRARLAVDHPAGPR; encoded by the coding sequence GTGGCCACCGTGGCAACCTCGCAGGCCCCGGCGTTGCGTGCGCTGATCAGTCGGAAGGCGGTTCTGCCCGCGGTCGGCTGGTCGGCGCCGCGGCGTGCCGGAGGCGTTCTCGTGCTGTTCGACAGCCTCACGGCCGTGCTCGGAGCGGGAGCCTGCGTACTGATCGACCTGCTCGTGCGCGGCCATCCCGCGAACGCGGGCGTGTGGGACGCACTGCTTGTGCTTCCACTGGCCGCCCGCCGCGCCCGCCCCGCCGCTGCGGCCGCCGTGCTCGCCGCCGTCTGCCTGGCCCAATGGCGCTTCGGCTCTCCGGAGATCGGGGATTTCGCCGTGCTCGCCGCGCTGTACAGCCTGGGCGCTCACGAACGGCGCCGCGGCGTGCTGCTGACGGGGATCGCGGTCGCCGTACTCGGCGTGATCATGGCCTTGAGTCGGTGGGAGACATCCGGCAACCCCCTGCTGGTCGGCGCCACCGCGACCGGGACGGTCACGGCCGCGTGGATCGCCGGCATTTACACGAGCATGCGCCGTGCCTACGTCGAGTCGATACACCAGCGGGCACAGGCCGCGGAACGCGACCGCGACAGCCGCGCCCGCATCGCCGTGGCGCAGGAACGCACCCGCCTCGCCCGAGAGATGCACGACGTCATCGCGCACAGCTTGTCCGTGATGATCACCCTGAACGACGCCGCGGCCGCGGTCGAGCCCTCGCAGTTGGCCCGCGACACGATCGCGCAGGCCTCGGACGTGGGCCGGCAAGCCCTCGGCGAGATGCATAGGATGCTCGGCGTGCTCCGGGGCGAGGAGGACTCCGCCTACGAACCGCAGCCCGGCCTGGGCGACCTGCCCGCACTCGCGTCGCTGGTGCGTGCCGCCGGCTTCGAACTCGAACTGGTCACCGCCGGCGACCTGGAGAGCCTTGCCCCGACAGCCCAACTCGCGATCTACCGGATCGTCCAGGAGAGCCTGACGAACGTGATCAAGCACGCCCGTCGTGTGACGAAGGTGCTCGTGGAGGTCAGCCACCACGCATCGCTGGTGGACCTGCGCGTGGAGAACGACGGTTCCCCCGTGGCCGCGCCGGCCGCGACCGCCACCGGCCACGGATTGCACGGGATGAACGAGCGGGCCGCGCTCTACGGCGGCGAAGTGCGGGCCGCCCCGCTCGCCGCCGGCGGCTGGTGCGTGCGGGCTCGGCTGGCCGTGGACCACCCGGCGGGACCGCGATGA
- a CDS encoding ABC transporter permease, whose amino-acid sequence MSVPVLENPGVAGARARTESEPVSLRRAIASEWIKFRTLRSTWAVLGVAMVAMVAIGLIVAYNTRHLTSNLQANDIAPSSTLQGYYLGQLLIGALGVLFVSGEYSTGMIRATLAAVPRRIPVIWAKLAVFVGVVATSMIVMSFVAFLAAQGLLSHYRPGYSLSDPGVLRVVLGTGVYLTLIGVVGGILAWIVRSTPGALTAFVGVVLVVPVLFEDTLGNWGKNVGKFLPGSAGGAFASSLPEGYALTPAWGFVVLLGWVVLGLAASAILLRRRDA is encoded by the coding sequence GTGAGCGTCCCCGTGCTCGAGAACCCCGGCGTGGCCGGCGCGCGGGCGCGCACCGAGTCAGAGCCCGTGAGCCTGCGGCGGGCGATCGCCTCGGAGTGGATCAAGTTCCGCACGCTGCGCTCGACGTGGGCCGTGCTGGGCGTGGCGATGGTCGCGATGGTGGCCATCGGCCTCATCGTCGCGTACAACACCCGGCATCTGACCAGCAACCTCCAGGCGAACGACATCGCGCCGTCCTCGACGCTCCAGGGCTACTACCTCGGGCAGCTGCTGATCGGCGCGCTCGGTGTTTTGTTCGTCTCTGGCGAGTACAGCACGGGGATGATCCGGGCGACGCTCGCGGCGGTTCCCCGGCGGATCCCGGTGATCTGGGCGAAGCTCGCGGTGTTCGTCGGCGTGGTCGCCACCTCGATGATCGTCATGTCCTTCGTGGCGTTCCTCGCCGCCCAAGGCCTGCTCTCGCACTACCGGCCCGGCTACTCCCTGTCCGACCCGGGAGTGCTGCGGGTGGTGCTGGGCACGGGCGTCTACCTGACGTTGATCGGCGTGGTCGGCGGTATTCTGGCCTGGATCGTGCGCAGCACACCCGGCGCGCTGACCGCCTTCGTCGGCGTCGTGTTGGTCGTGCCGGTGCTGTTCGAGGACACGCTGGGAAACTGGGGCAAGAACGTGGGCAAGTTCCTGCCCGGGTCCGCGGGAGGCGCCTTCGCCTCGAGCCTGCCCGAGGGCTACGCCCTCACCCCCGCATGGGGATTCGTGGTACTGCTCGGCTGGGTGGTCCTCGGACTGGCGGCCTCGGCGATCCTGCTTCGCCGACGCGACGCGTGA
- a CDS encoding ABC transporter ATP-binding protein has protein sequence MIEARGLTKRYGDKLAVDGLSFTVRPGMVTGFLGPNGAGKSTTMRMILGLDVPTSGTVTVNGRSYAEHARPLHEVGALLEARAVHPGRSARNHLLAMAATAGIRRARVEEVIDMVGLAEAADRRVGSFSLGMGQRVGIASALLADPDTLILDEPVNGLDPDGVRWIRILLKGLADEGRTVFLSSHLMSEMALTADHVIVVGRGRLLRDQSMAEFIAEASTNLVKVRSPQAAQLAALLGGAGVTIHNVAEDTLEVAGLTNEQIGTSAASAQITLYELTPAAASLEEAYMALTQDAVTYRSSVGPQVREFESAVTA, from the coding sequence GTGATCGAGGCTCGGGGTTTGACGAAGCGCTACGGCGACAAGCTCGCGGTGGACGGGCTGAGCTTCACCGTGCGGCCGGGGATGGTGACCGGGTTCCTGGGCCCGAACGGGGCCGGGAAGTCGACGACGATGCGGATGATCCTGGGACTGGACGTGCCGACCTCGGGCACGGTGACGGTCAACGGCCGGTCTTATGCCGAGCACGCTCGTCCGCTGCACGAGGTCGGCGCGCTGCTGGAGGCGCGGGCGGTGCACCCCGGGCGCTCGGCCCGCAACCACCTGCTGGCGATGGCGGCCACGGCGGGAATCCGGCGCGCCCGGGTCGAGGAGGTCATCGACATGGTCGGGCTCGCGGAGGCGGCGGACCGGCGGGTGGGATCCTTCTCCCTCGGCATGGGGCAGCGGGTCGGGATCGCCTCGGCGCTGCTGGCCGATCCCGACACGCTCATCTTGGACGAACCGGTCAACGGGCTCGATCCCGACGGGGTGCGGTGGATCCGCATCCTGCTGAAGGGTCTGGCCGACGAGGGCCGCACGGTGTTCCTCTCCTCGCATCTGATGAGCGAGATGGCGCTGACGGCGGACCATGTGATCGTCGTGGGCCGGGGGCGGCTGCTGCGCGACCAGTCGATGGCCGAGTTCATCGCCGAGGCCTCGACCAACCTGGTCAAGGTGCGATCCCCGCAGGCCGCGCAATTGGCCGCGCTGCTCGGCGGCGCCGGCGTCACCATCCACAACGTGGCCGAGGACACGCTCGAGGTCGCGGGGCTGACCAACGAGCAGATCGGCACGTCGGCCGCCTCGGCACAGATCACGCTGTACGAGCTGACGCCGGCAGCGGCGTCGTTGGAGGAGGCTTACATGGCTTTGACCCAGGACGCCGTCACCTACCGATCCTCGGTCGGCCCGCAGGTCCGCGAATTCGAGTCGGCGGTGACCGCGTGA
- a CDS encoding DUF7144 family membrane protein, which yields MVQVPPRAQRDAGAVRDGAPAAGPALAGVWLVIGGSLSVLLGVTGIAEDSLFHLAGGYAYRFDLTAWGWINLVIGVAVGIAGVGVLAGAPWARTAGLLTAAASLISQFMFIPYYPWWSISVMTLDLLAIWTLGRFDPVRR from the coding sequence ATGGTCCAGGTCCCTCCGAGAGCGCAGCGGGACGCGGGAGCTGTGCGAGACGGCGCGCCGGCGGCCGGTCCGGCGTTGGCCGGCGTGTGGTTGGTGATCGGTGGCTCTCTGAGCGTGCTTCTCGGCGTCACCGGTATCGCCGAGGACAGCCTGTTCCACCTTGCGGGCGGCTACGCTTACCGGTTCGACCTGACTGCCTGGGGTTGGATCAACCTGGTGATCGGGGTCGCGGTGGGGATCGCCGGCGTCGGAGTGTTGGCGGGGGCGCCCTGGGCGCGGACCGCAGGGCTGTTGACGGCCGCAGCGAGCCTGATCTCCCAGTTCATGTTCATCCCGTACTACCCGTGGTGGTCCATCAGTGTCATGACGCTCGATCTGTTGGCGATCTGGACGCTGGGCCGGTTCGATCCCGTGCGCAGGTAG
- a CDS encoding NAD(P)-dependent oxidoreductase yields MRITVFGAHGLTGRQLTRQALDAGYDVTAVTRRPAEYPISDDHLNVAPADVYDSEAVDRALDGADVVLSTLGVPFTRKPIDIYSQGTRTIAAAMPRHGIKRLVVISSSATEPHHHADGGFLLNRVLQPLVTRTIGKTTYADMRRMEDLVRTSGLEWTIMRPSGLFDAPDVTAYQLYEDEAPGIFTSRADLAASMLAQVTDTRFLHKAVAVTTSEGAPTLLQMMRREAFKKD; encoded by the coding sequence ATGAGGATCACTGTTTTCGGAGCTCACGGGCTTACCGGACGGCAATTGACCCGGCAAGCGCTCGACGCCGGATACGACGTCACGGCCGTCACCCGCAGGCCCGCTGAGTACCCGATCAGCGACGATCACCTGAACGTGGCGCCGGCGGACGTCTACGACTCCGAGGCTGTCGACCGTGCGCTCGACGGTGCCGACGTGGTGCTCTCCACACTCGGAGTGCCCTTCACCCGCAAGCCGATCGATATCTACAGCCAGGGCACCCGCACCATAGCCGCCGCGATGCCTCGGCACGGAATCAAGCGTCTGGTGGTGATCAGCTCAAGCGCCACCGAGCCGCACCACCACGCGGACGGCGGGTTCCTCCTCAACCGTGTCCTGCAGCCGCTGGTCACCAGGACGATCGGCAAAACGACCTATGCCGACATGCGCCGCATGGAAGACCTGGTCCGCACCAGCGGCCTGGAGTGGACGATCATGCGGCCGTCGGGCCTGTTCGACGCCCCTGACGTGACGGCCTACCAGCTGTATGAGGATGAGGCACCCGGCATCTTCACCAGCCGCGCCGACCTCGCCGCCAGCATGCTGGCGCAGGTCACCGATACCCGATTCCTGCACAAGGCCGTCGCGGTCACCACCTCTGAAGGAGCTCCCACCCTGCTGCAGATGATGCGTCGTGAGGCGTTCAAGAAGGACTGA
- a CDS encoding AI-2E family transporter, which yields MTEGGTVLPSATVAGREGLRATESGVGRSPEEPDAPAGQRLWIPGRVTRRPPAQRSWFQIGYGFTAGAILAYATAEAILRSAQVLVLVLLSAFLAVSLEPIVVGLVRLRLRRGLAVAVVLVGFTAVLGGFLALVIPPVSNEITALTKEIPTWLQEIHDHHSQLGKIEDRYHLVAKAKAQFASGDASGKLVSGLLTAGQIIVGAVTSTFIVITLTIYFLVGMPAVRDFGLRFVSARNRPRSADLTNQILLQVGRYMLANLATSALAGLATFIWCMAVGVPYAAVLGFLVAIMDMVPVIGSTVGGAAVSLVALSVSVPTAVASLVFYTLFRFAEDHLINPLTMKYTVRIHPIATMIAVLVMGTLMGLVGALIAVPTATAISLILQEVVFPKRDQAV from the coding sequence ATGACTGAGGGAGGGACGGTTCTGCCATCGGCGACCGTGGCGGGGCGTGAAGGTCTGCGCGCGACAGAATCCGGCGTAGGGCGATCGCCGGAGGAGCCGGATGCGCCGGCAGGTCAGCGGCTGTGGATTCCGGGGCGGGTCACACGGCGGCCTCCTGCGCAGCGGTCCTGGTTCCAGATCGGCTACGGGTTCACCGCCGGGGCGATCCTGGCGTATGCGACTGCGGAGGCGATCCTGCGATCCGCGCAGGTTTTGGTTCTGGTCCTGCTCTCGGCGTTTCTCGCCGTCAGTCTGGAGCCGATCGTGGTGGGCCTGGTGCGGCTCCGGCTGCGCCGCGGCCTGGCGGTCGCTGTGGTGCTGGTCGGATTCACCGCCGTGCTGGGCGGCTTCCTCGCTCTGGTGATCCCGCCGGTGAGCAACGAGATCACTGCCCTGACCAAGGAGATCCCCACGTGGTTGCAGGAGATTCACGACCACCACTCGCAGCTGGGCAAGATCGAGGACCGCTACCACCTGGTCGCGAAGGCCAAGGCGCAATTCGCCTCCGGTGACGCCTCCGGCAAACTCGTCTCCGGTCTGCTGACCGCCGGGCAGATCATCGTCGGCGCGGTCACCTCGACCTTCATCGTCATCACCCTGACGATCTACTTCCTCGTCGGGATGCCCGCGGTGAGGGACTTCGGGCTGCGGTTCGTCAGTGCGCGCAACCGCCCCCGCAGCGCGGACCTGACCAACCAGATCCTGCTGCAAGTCGGCCGGTACATGCTCGCCAACCTGGCGACCTCGGCGCTGGCCGGACTGGCCACCTTCATCTGGTGCATGGCCGTCGGCGTGCCGTACGCGGCGGTGCTTGGCTTCCTGGTCGCCATCATGGACATGGTCCCGGTCATCGGCTCGACGGTCGGGGGCGCCGCGGTCAGCCTGGTCGCGCTGTCGGTCTCGGTGCCGACCGCCGTGGCCTCGCTGGTCTTCTACACCCTGTTCCGGTTCGCCGAAGACCACCTGATCAATCCGCTGACGATGAAGTACACAGTGCGGATCCACCCCATCGCGACCATGATCGCGGTGCTGGTCATGGGAACCCTGATGGGCCTGGTCGGCGCCCTGATCGCGGTACCGACCGCCACCGCGATCAGTCTCATACTCCAGGAAGTGGTCTTCCCCAAACGCGACCAGGCCGTTTAG
- a CDS encoding TetR/AcrR family transcriptional regulator yields the protein MPGPGPTHSQPRGGRIAKRAAIIDGARAVFGRDGYTRASVDAIAAQAGVSTRTVYNHFGDKEHLFAEVVTGGATDVHSALSAHTAARLTPVTDAAQIEGALVALARDWVATMDLFPAHFAVARQVAAESAHLDPRLVEAWYESGPLAARTDLARHFDRLARSGLLRSDDPDRTARHFHLLAFAEITERSGNGAVPLPEAETELIIASGVRAFLTGYQKEQGRQIPQPPGQ from the coding sequence ATGCCGGGACCTGGGCCAACGCATTCCCAGCCGCGCGGCGGCCGGATCGCCAAGCGCGCGGCGATCATCGACGGCGCCCGCGCCGTTTTCGGCCGCGACGGCTACACGCGCGCGTCCGTCGACGCCATCGCCGCTCAGGCCGGGGTTTCCACCCGCACTGTCTACAACCACTTCGGAGACAAGGAGCACCTGTTCGCTGAGGTCGTCACCGGAGGCGCGACCGATGTGCACAGCGCCCTGTCCGCCCATACCGCAGCCCGTCTGACTCCTGTCACGGATGCCGCGCAGATAGAGGGAGCCCTCGTCGCGCTCGCCCGCGACTGGGTCGCCACGATGGACCTCTTCCCGGCCCACTTCGCCGTCGCTCGCCAAGTCGCCGCCGAGTCAGCGCATCTGGACCCCCGACTCGTCGAGGCTTGGTACGAGAGCGGACCGCTGGCAGCGCGCACCGACCTGGCGCGCCATTTCGACCGCCTGGCCCGGTCCGGCCTGCTGCGATCAGACGATCCCGACCGGACCGCACGGCATTTCCATCTGTTGGCCTTCGCCGAGATCACCGAGCGCTCAGGCAACGGCGCGGTCCCCCTGCCCGAGGCGGAGACCGAGCTGATCATCGCCTCCGGGGTGCGCGCCTTTCTGACCGGCTATCAGAAGGAGCAAGGCCGCCAGATTCCTCAACCACCTGGCCAATAA